One genomic window of Motacilla alba alba isolate MOTALB_02 chromosome 1, Motacilla_alba_V1.0_pri, whole genome shotgun sequence includes the following:
- the GEMIN8 gene encoding gem-associated protein 8: MGDAEPWYCQQVYARYWRHYDLAMRWMRRHQKAYRKAMESFYRVPWHPWHPAAASPSSHYSDWDGNDLPHMQNYSSSYRPDVRVPCHGGAQQYAGACQEREDADEDSEMEEDAERDSEMEEDSESEGEIEYDLSNMEITEELRQFFAETERHREELRRQQQLEAEDPYVEADQDLHRRVERSVEPPTERPGERRVAEMKKLYGAEAAKIQAMEAAMQLIFDRNCDKKQPKYWPIIPLKL; encoded by the exons ATG GGGGACGCGGAGCCGTGGTACTGTCAGCAGGTGTACGCGAGGTACTGGAGGCACTATGACCTAGCCATGCGCTGGATGCGCAGGCACCAGAAAGCCTACAGGAAAGCCATGGAGTCCTTTTACCGCGTGCCGTGGCATCCGTggcatcctgctgcagcctctccaaGCAGCCACTACTCAGATTGGGATGGGAATGATCTCCCACATATGCAAAACTATTCTTCCAGCTACAGACCAGATGTCAGAGTTCCATGTCACGGGGGAGCTCAGCAGTACGCAGGTGCCTGCCAGGAGAGGGAGGATGCTGATGAGGACTCTGAAATGGAAGAGGATGCTGAAAGGGACTCTGAAATGGAGGAAGACTCTGAGTCTGAAGGAGAGATAGAATATGACTTGAGTAACATGGAGATCACAGAGGAGCTTCGCCAGTTTTTTGCAGAGACAGAGAGGCACCGGGAAGAGCTGC ggaggcagcagcagctggaagctgaGGACCCCTACGTGGAGGCTGATCAAGACCTGCACAGGAGGGTGGAGCGTTCTGTGGAGCCGCCCACAGAAAGACCTGGGGAGAGGCGCGTGGCAGAAATGAAGAAGCTCTATGGTGCTGAAGCTGCCAAAATCCAGGCAATGGAGGCTGCCATGCAGCTTATCTTTGATAGGAACTGTGACAAAAAGCAGCCCAAATACTGGCCCATTATTCCCCTTAAGCTGTGA